TTCAATTCCAAAACACTCATCGGAAGTCAAACCCAGCCCTGCTGCTGCGGTCAGGAAAATTTCAGGATCAGGCTTGCTGTTCTTTATTTTTGCGGCATCGACGACGACATCAAACTGGTCTGCAATGCCCAGTCTCTCAATGACTGCCTGGGCATTTTTACTGACCGATGCCAACGCTGTTTTTAAACCTGCCGCACGTATCTGTTGCAAGGACTCAGCCGCACCGGGCAATAAGTCAGCGGGGCTCAACTGCGCAATCAGGCTTTGGTAATGCAGGTTTTTTTGATCTGACAGCGCCAGTTTATCTGCATCGCTAAAGTCTTTGCCGGATGCTGCGAGAATCAGATTCAGCGACCCCATTCTATCGACGCCTTTTAATTGTTCATTGAAGGCTTCGTCAAAACTCGCACCGACACTCTCGGCCAGTTTTTTCCAGGCCAGATAGTGGTAATGTGCAGTGTCTGTCAGCACGCCATCCAGATCAAAAATCACACCACGATAATCATATTTACGCATGGCTCGGCTCCTGTGCCTGCAACGCGATTTTGCATGTCGCTTGTTGCTCTGTGACTTGCAGGCTTTGTCCCCTGTGCTGGAATTGCAATGCCGTGCCGCGCAAGAGACGATATTCGACATGGGTTTGGCTCACGATGATTTCCAGTAATTGCCCGTGGAAATGCACGCGGAACTGGTAGTCTTGCCATTGCCTAGGCAAGACCGGTGCAAAACTCAGTTGCCTCTGGTTGACGCGCATGCCTGCAAAACCATAGGCAATACCCAGCCAGGTGCCGCCCATGGCTGCCGTGTGCACACCATAATGGGTATTGCCATGGGTATTGTCCAGATCCAGCCTGGCAGTTTGCATGAAGTAGTCGTAAGCCTTGTCCTGATAACCGACTTCTGCGGCGATGATGCTGAAGATACAGGTAGATAGGGATGAATCATGGGTCGTGACTTTTTCATAAAAATCAAAGTCACGGCGCTTGTCATCGAGGCTGAACTGGTCACTGAGCAAGAGCAAGGCCAGCACCACATCTGCCTGTTTGCAAACCTGATGGCGATAGATGACAAGCGGATGGTAATTCAACAGCAGGGGATAATTTTCTTTGGGTGTATTGGCAAAGTCCCAGACCTTTTTATTGAGGAAGCTGTCATCCTGCTCATGAATGCCCCGCTCTTTGTTATAGGGCAAAGCCATGTGATCAGCAGCATGTTGCCATGCGTCTGCCTCATCCGCTTGCAGATGAATTTTTGCTGCAAGTCCAGCAAATTTTTCTATGTGTTCAAGTTGTAATTGCCTGACGATATCAGCTGCAAAACGCAAATGCATTTGCGCCATCGCATTGGTGTAATAGTTGTTGTTGACTTGCGCCGTGTATTCATCTGGGCCGGTCACTTCATTGATGCAAAACGATTCCTCGTTGTGACCTGACAAGCGGGTGTAATGGCCCAGGCCCATCCACAGGCGGGCGGTTTCCAGCACGATTTCTGCCCCTTGCGTCAGCAAGAAATCCATGTCTGCCGTTGCTTCCATATATAGCTTGATGGAATAGGCAATGTCAGCATTGATATGGTATTGCGCTGTACCTGCGGGGAAGTAGGCTGAGCATTCTTCACCATCGATAGTGCGCCATGGGTAAAGTGCGCCGCTGGCATGCGACATCTGACGCGCACGCTCTCTCGCTTGTGGCAGGTATTGATAGCGGTATTCGAGCAGCTTTCTGGCAATCTCTGGTTTGTTGTAGAGGAAGAAGGGGAAGATATAAATTTCTGTATCCCAGAAATAATGGCCTTCATAGCCTTCACCTGTCAGGCCCTTGGCAGCGATATTGGTCTTGCCGTCACGCCCTACTGATTGCAGCAGGTGGAACATATTGAAACGTATACCCTGCTGCAAGGCAGCGTCGCCGCTGATGTGCACATCGGCCTGCGCCCAAAAGTCAGCCAGATATGCTTGCTGGCTTGCGGCCAGTTGTGCAAAACCTTGTTCACACACCTTGCCCAATGTTTGTTGACTGAGCGAGAGCAAAGACGCTACCGGATAATCGCGGGATGAAAAATAGCTGCAAAATTTATCCAGTTTTATTGCCTGTCCTTGTACTGCCTCGATGGTGAATTGCTGTTCCAGTTTGTCATCAAACTGCTGCAAGCTGCTGGTGTAGGCACTCTCTGCTTGCAAATGATTTTGCATCGCAGTTGCCAGGCTCAGACCGCTATTGTGGGTGCGGTGCAGGAAGGCAGAAAAATCATCTTCCTGCGTTACTTCGAGTTTGTGCAGAACCGGGCCGCTGATGGCGGAACCTACACGCGGGTCATCACCAGCAGCGATATTTTTTACTGCAGCATCAATAGCAGAAAGCAGTTTGATCTCGCCAGAAAAATTCAAGGGCGTAACCTCATACGACATCGCATAGACATGCTTGTTATCGAAACTGACCAGTCGCTGGCTATGCAGGCGTATGCTGCGTCCCCGTGCAGATGTCCATTGCAGGGTGCGGGTCAGCAAACCGGTGCGAAAATCCAGTTGACGCTGGTAGCTGTCTATCCTGCCCTGCTGCAAATCGAAGGTTTCATCTTCCAGCATCAATGTCAGGCATTTGGCGTTGGGCACATTCAGCATGAATTGATTGGTGCGCGCCAGGCCATACGCGTTTTCTGGATACTGTATGGCTTCGGATTCATAAAAACCATTGAGGTAACTGCCGTTCAGTGAGTCTGCTGCTGTTCTTTGATTGCCTTCTTCTGCCGTGCCGCGCAAACCTATGTAGCCATTTCCCAGGGCGAACAGGGTTTCGCTGAGCAGGTGATGCCCGTCATCGAGCTGATTCTCAGTAATCCCCCAGCCTTCCAGCGGAAATTGATGTTGCAAGGCATCACTTGTGTGCACGGTGTCGTCCTTCATTTTTGTTCTTGATTTTGAATATTGCGATTCATTTTGATGGATTTGATATTAATAAATTTATTCAAACCGGTTTGAAACCTAAATTAATTCTATTTAAACCGGTTTTAAAAGTCAACAAACTAAATTTATATTTTTCGAACCAAGATCAGCCAGCGTTTAAGCAGTGTTTAAGAACGGCCCTGAAAATAGCTAGTTGGAGACCTGGGCGGCATGGAGCCAGGTTTATCCAGTGATCAGTTTATCGACGCAAAATAGGGGCTAAAGCAAGCTGCCCTCTCTTACGGCGGGCAAAACCGGGTCAGCTCTCAGCAAATTGCCCCTAAGCTTTTTAGGTTATTTATTAAATAATCCACAAATGATAACGATTCTCATTTATAATGATTTCACTTTAGCAATTTCACCCCCTCTGAAGCGCCAGCCCCCAGCTACACACGTACGCCAGCATCCCTACGTGGGCAAGTGAAAAAACCATGCGTTATATTCGCGGGGAAATCATGTCCATCGTCATTTCACATTCGTATCCATCACTGCATCCATCGTCGTACCCATCGTCATATCGATTGCCGCACTCATCCGTCGTCACCCCTGTCCGGAAAAATATTCTCATGACGCAGCACTACGACAGCCCTGGCTAAACGTCAGCCCATAAGCGCTTTTCATTTCACATCGTGCAGCAAGCTGTGATTGCCCCGGCAATCGCAAGGGATTTGCTCACCCTCATTTTTTGGAAAAACAATATGGACAGCAACAATCAAATTCCGGCGACTGGCAATAAATCCTGTTATGCCGCAGCGGCCGAACGCACGCTACGCCAGTTCATCGATGCATTCTGGTTTGAAGGAGCCCTGGATGGGCATCTGGAGCGACAGGCTGATGGCAAGGCTGATTTGTATTTACGGGGTAGCAATGAGCAGGGCCAGGCGATTGAATACCGGATAGCTGCACATCCGGCAAACAGCTTTGGGCGCCACCGTTTGCACGGCCCGGTATGCGAAGCGAGCAGTGGGATGAGCACCACTGATATTGCCACCGTTGCAGGCAATTTGCTGAGGTCACACGCGGCGCAGAATGGCCCACGCTTCATTAATGAATTAATTCATACCGCCGCCAAACAGGCCTGCTCATTGCAAGCCAGGGCACTGGCCGCAAAGGGCCGTACTGCACTTGACTTGCCGTATGCATGGCAAGAAGCGCAATTGGGTGACGGCCATCTGTACCATCCTTGCTATCGTTCTCGCATAGGTTTTAACCTGGCCGACCATCAGCGTTATGGGCCAGAATTTGCGCAGGCCTTTGGCCTGGTCTGGCTGGCGCTGGACAAGCAACTGGCTGATATCCATGGCTTGCCCAGCATTGATTACATCCAGTTTTTGCAAACGGAAATTGGTGCAGCAGAAGTGCTGCGTTTGCAGCAAACCATCACGCTCTCAGGCAAGGATGCAGACAATTATTACCTGCTGCCCGCCCATCCCTGGCACTGGCGACAGAGCCTGCAAATTCAGTACGCCGACTGGCTGGCAGATGACCGCCTGCTCTATCTTGGCGTTGGTGAAACGACCTGGCTGGCACAACAATCAATACGTTCACTGACATCTCTTGTCAGCCATAACAATCACAACCTCAAGCTGCCGCTCGCCATCGCCAACAGTTCAGCAGACCGCATCCTGTCTGACCATCATGTACATAATGCGCCGCTGATATCGCAATGGCTTAACAACTTGTGTAGCGAAGATAATTTTTTACAGCAGTACTGTAGGCTGGCGGTTCTGGCAGAACCCATGGGCATCACCCTGGCACCTGCGGCGTCACGCCAGGACAGATATGGCTTGCTCGGTGCGATCTGGCGGCAGTCGCCGACATCCATACTCAGGCAAGGCGAGCAGGTATTCCCCTGCACTGCCTTGACTACACTTGATGATCAGCAGCAACTGAACATTTCCAGCTGGTTGCAACAACATGGCACTGAAACCTGGGTAAAGGCGCTATTGCACGCCATGCTGCCACCGTTTATCCATCTGATGCTGGCGCATGGTGTTTTGCTGGAAGCGCACGCACAAAATACCCTGCTCATCGTCAGGGATGGCTTGCCTGTCGGTGTTGCCATCCGTGACTTGCCCGGTGGCCTGCACTATATCGCGGGGCAAACCACCAACGAAGCGCAATTACAGCATTTGCGCCAGGCGCCGGCACACCGCAATGTGGCCAATGCCAGCAATGGTTTTGCCATGGACACTACAGACGAAGCCCGGGATTACCTGCTTGAAGTGCTCTTGTTTATCCATCTGTCTGAACTGGCACACAGGCTGACGCTGCATCATGGGTTTGAAGAAAGCCGCTTCTGGCAACTGGCTGCACAAACCGTGCTTGATTATCAGGCGCAAGTGCCGCAATTGTTTGCACGCTGCCAGCAATTCAATTTGTTTGCACCAGAACTGCAAATGGAAAAACTGGCCAGCAGGCGTCTTTCTGCCGCCAGCGCGCAAGCATTTCATATTGTCCCTAACCCCCTGCATCAATTCATACAATCTCAGGGCGCGTGATGCGGCAAACCATTTTCATCACGGTACTGGGGCATTTTGGTGCGGCCTTTGCTGCGCTGTGCATGCCACCATTTTATGCGCATATACTGCAGCAGAACTTTTCCAGTCAGGCCCTGGTCATGGCTGGCTGGTACTTTACCCTGCCAACCCTGGCGGCGGCGATCTCCAATCCCTTATGGGGCAAGCTGGCTGACCGCATAGGCATACGTGCTTCGCTGATACGTGCACACTGGGGCCTGTGCCTGAGCTTCATCATCACAGGTATGGCACGCACGCCGTGGGAATTTGCCTTTGGCCTGACTTTGCAAGGTTTGCTGGGTGGCACCTTTGCGGCATCAAATGCTTTTCTGGCTTCTTTCCTGCCAGGCAAGCGCCTCGCTACATTGCTGAGTGTCATGCAAGGCTCGGCCCGCACCGCGCTGTTCGCAGGGCCTGCCATCATAGGCCTGTTCAGCGACGGCCAAAATCTGCTGCACATCTTTTTTTACCTGGCCATATTCCCTGGTCTGGCGGGGTTGATACTCTATCTGCTACCGGTAAAAACTGTTGCTCCTGCTGCGCATACCGTAACAGACAACACTGGTACAGCGCCTGTCAAGGCTGGCACACTCAGTGCCAGCAGTCTGTACCGCTACCAGGCGCTATTCACCATAGGTACGGTACTGACCTATCCGTATTTTGTCATTGACCTGGCGCAACGCCTGAATATGTCTGCGGCCTGGGCCGGTGCCCTGTTTGGCTTGCCGCATGCACTGTTTCTGGTGCTGGCCTGGCCTATCGGCCGCCATGTCAATTTTTCTAATGCGCAGACTGCACTGGCGCGTTTCTCCGCGCTGACCTGCGCTGGATTGTTATTGCAGGTGCTGGCCAATAATCTGCCCCTGCTGGCCACGGGCCGGATACTCATGGGCGCAGGGATGACCGGCGCTTATCTGGCCATCAATGCCCTGGCAGCATCCACAACCAGAAAAGCCAGTGCCGGCCAGCATTTTGGCAAACTGGAAGGCGCCAATAAATGGGGCGCTGTCATGGCAGGAATTCTCGCAAGCGGTCTGGCTACTTCAATGAGTTATACCGCTCCCATCTGGTTGGCTTGTGCGCTGTTGGCCGGCCTCTCCATTTTTATAGAAAGTAAACGCTTATGAACGCTAGCTTACCGCGGTTCGCCTGGAACCATGTGCCTGACACTTTGCCCTTACTCCATCTACCGTCTTTGCCACGTGCTTTACCACATCCCAGGCAGGCAGCCAACAATGCTGTCCCTGTCGAAGCCAGCGAATACGCCCAGTTGCAACATGCGCGCGTGCTGCTGAATTGTTATGCGCGTGAGGTCGCCATGCAGGAACATAAGCTGGCCGTCCGTTCCATTGCCCACACCAGGCTGGCACCTGCAGCATTGCGCCAGTATCAGGGCCAGGTGCTGGACATACAGTTACCGCGCATGCAAAGCCGTTTTTGCGTGGGGGTACAACATGTCTCAGTCACCGGCAATTATGATTACATCACCGACATCTATCTGCAAGACCATCAGCAGACCTGGTCAGTAGCCAGTTGGCGCGAGATTGCCCAGCTCATTGTCGCTGACCTCTCGCTGCGCGAAGGCACTGCGTTTAATGCCGACCTGCTACAACAAATCGAGGAAAGCATCGCTACCATGCAGCATCTGCTGGAGGCGCAGCAAGGCAAATTACGTTCTCTCCACACAGACTCAGCATTGCAGCAATACATACGCAGTGAACAGCATTTGCTGACGGGCCACCCTTTCCACCCTACTCCCAAGAGCCGTTCAGGCTGGACAAGAACAGAAGAAAAAAACTATTCGCCAGAACATGGCGCAAGGCTGCAATTACGCTATTTCCAGATCCCGCGCAGCTGGATCATTAGCGATAGTCTCGATGAGCAAGACTTGTCCAGCCGTTTGCAACAACTGACCGGCCACGGCCTGCAAGCTGATAGCAAACACATCATCGTTCCCCTGCACCCCTGGCAAGCTGACTGGCTCATGCAGCAGGCACGCATACAGACCGCCATGGGCGCTGGAGAAATACACGATCTGGGCTGTAGTGGCAAACAGTTTTATCCCACGGCATCCATACGCACCATGCTGGCAGAAGATGGCAGTGCTTTTTTAAAACTGTCGCTGAACCTGCGCATCACCAATTGCATACGCAATAATGCGCGACACGAACTGGCTGCAGCATTGACCGCCAGCCGTCTTTACCGACCGATGAAAGCAGAAATGCTGGCGCTGTTCCCGCATTTTCATGCACTGGAAGAACAGGCTTACCTGAGTGTAGCCTTCCCGGAAGACCAACAACAGAGTGACAGGCAACATAAGGAAATCGAAGACGGCTTTGGCCTGGTCCTGCGTGAAGGTCTGTCAAGCCATCTGGCGCAAGGCATCACACCCATGATATGCGCGGCCCTGTTTGGCAACGGCCAGGCAGGTCGCCTGCAGGTGGCCGCATTGATAGAACGGTTTTCCCACAGACATAGTTTGTCCCTGCGCCAGGGCATGCGCCTGTGGTTCAGCCGTTATGCCGAGCTGGCAATTTATCCCGTGTTTTACCTGTTGTTTGAAAAAGGTATCGCCTTTGAACCACATATGCAAAACAGCATCGTCGGGCTTGCAGAAGATGGCACTCCAGTGCGTTTCATTGTCCGTGATCTGGAGCTGACCAGGCTGACACCCAAGGCCCACAAACTGATCAACGCCATGCAGCTTGATGAGCATACCCGTAAAGAAATCTGTTGCAGCGACGAAGCTGGTTGGACACGCATAGGCTATTGCCTGCTGGTCAATAATATCTGTGAAGTCATCGCCACGCTGGCGAATGGCAATCATGAACTTTACCTCGAATTATGGGCTTGCCTGCGCAATATACTGCAAAGTTATCTGGCCAACTTCCCCAACCCAGAGGCAGCACGCCGCATACAGGGCTTGCTGTCCGGCGAGCCCTTGCCCGTCAAGGGTAATTTGCTGATCCGTTTTTTAAAGCAGGCTGACCGCAAGGCTGCCTATCTTCCGCTATATCACCCACTGGGCGTAGTCAATGAAGCTTAGCGATTCGTGGCGTGGTCACAGCTCTGTATCTGTTTTTTTTCAACTCCAAATGATGTATTCATTATGCACGTAAAACCTTTTTCACTGATACTCCCGGCCTTGCTAGGTCAGGCTTATAGCCATGCAGTGATGGCGCAAAGCACGACACAAAATGACTTACCGTTAATTGAAGTCAAGGCTCAGTCCAGGCCAGCAGCTACCCAGGTAAGCGGCGCCAGCAAAACCAATGGCATTTTGCTGGAAACCCCACAGTCGATATCCGTCGTCAACAATGAAGACTTGCGCGACCGTGCCGTCAACAGCAGCAAGGACGCACTGGCCTATACGCCCGGCATTATCGCCGGGCAAGGCGAAGGCCGCCGTGATGAATTTTATATACGTGGCTTTTACTCCCCACGGGAAACCCTGCTCGATGGCATGCGTGACGACAGCCTGTATTTCCGCGATCTTGCCACCACCGACAAACTCGAAGTCATCAAGGGTGCCACGGCAGCTTTATATGGACGTGGCGCAGCCGGGGGCCTGATCAACCGCATTACCAAAAAACCGCAGGCAAAACAGGACAATGAAATTTCACTGGCTCTGGGTTCGAACAGCCAGCGCAGGCTCAGCATTGATACAGGTGAGGCCCTGAGCAATGAGCTCAATGCGCGCCTGATTGCTGCCTATGACGCGGGTGACAGTTACCGCAATATTGTTGATCATAAGCGCACGCTGCTGGCACCATCGCTGTCTTGGAATATCAGCCCGCAAACCAGCTTGCTGCTGCAGACGGAAATACAGCGCGAAGACCACACACCTGACCGTGGCATACCATCGGTGAATGGACGTGCCGTGGCGGTTGATGCCAGCACTTTTTATGGTGAAAAATTTGACTTCACCAAAACCAATAG
This is a stretch of genomic DNA from Undibacterium sp. KW1. It encodes these proteins:
- a CDS encoding glycoside hydrolase family 65 protein: MHTSDALQHQFPLEGWGITENQLDDGHHLLSETLFALGNGYIGLRGTAEEGNQRTAADSLNGSYLNGFYESEAIQYPENAYGLARTNQFMLNVPNAKCLTLMLEDETFDLQQGRIDSYQRQLDFRTGLLTRTLQWTSARGRSIRLHSQRLVSFDNKHVYAMSYEVTPLNFSGEIKLLSAIDAAVKNIAAGDDPRVGSAISGPVLHKLEVTQEDDFSAFLHRTHNSGLSLATAMQNHLQAESAYTSSLQQFDDKLEQQFTIEAVQGQAIKLDKFCSYFSSRDYPVASLLSLSQQTLGKVCEQGFAQLAASQQAYLADFWAQADVHISGDAALQQGIRFNMFHLLQSVGRDGKTNIAAKGLTGEGYEGHYFWDTEIYIFPFFLYNKPEIARKLLEYRYQYLPQARERARQMSHASGALYPWRTIDGEECSAYFPAGTAQYHINADIAYSIKLYMEATADMDFLLTQGAEIVLETARLWMGLGHYTRLSGHNEESFCINEVTGPDEYTAQVNNNYYTNAMAQMHLRFAADIVRQLQLEHIEKFAGLAAKIHLQADEADAWQHAADHMALPYNKERGIHEQDDSFLNKKVWDFANTPKENYPLLLNYHPLVIYRHQVCKQADVVLALLLLSDQFSLDDKRRDFDFYEKVTTHDSSLSTCIFSIIAAEVGYQDKAYDYFMQTARLDLDNTHGNTHYGVHTAAMGGTWLGIAYGFAGMRVNQRQLSFAPVLPRQWQDYQFRVHFHGQLLEIIVSQTHVEYRLLRGTALQFQHRGQSLQVTEQQATCKIALQAQEPSHA
- a CDS encoding MFS transporter, with translation MRQTIFITVLGHFGAAFAALCMPPFYAHILQQNFSSQALVMAGWYFTLPTLAAAISNPLWGKLADRIGIRASLIRAHWGLCLSFIITGMARTPWEFAFGLTLQGLLGGTFAASNAFLASFLPGKRLATLLSVMQGSARTALFAGPAIIGLFSDGQNLLHIFFYLAIFPGLAGLILYLLPVKTVAPAAHTVTDNTGTAPVKAGTLSASSLYRYQALFTIGTVLTYPYFVIDLAQRLNMSAAWAGALFGLPHALFLVLAWPIGRHVNFSNAQTALARFSALTCAGLLLQVLANNLPLLATGRILMGAGMTGAYLAINALAASTTRKASAGQHFGKLEGANKWGAVMAGILASGLATSMSYTAPIWLACALLAGLSIFIESKRL
- a CDS encoding IucA/IucC family siderophore biosynthesis protein; its protein translation is MDSNNQIPATGNKSCYAAAAERTLRQFIDAFWFEGALDGHLERQADGKADLYLRGSNEQGQAIEYRIAAHPANSFGRHRLHGPVCEASSGMSTTDIATVAGNLLRSHAAQNGPRFINELIHTAAKQACSLQARALAAKGRTALDLPYAWQEAQLGDGHLYHPCYRSRIGFNLADHQRYGPEFAQAFGLVWLALDKQLADIHGLPSIDYIQFLQTEIGAAEVLRLQQTITLSGKDADNYYLLPAHPWHWRQSLQIQYADWLADDRLLYLGVGETTWLAQQSIRSLTSLVSHNNHNLKLPLAIANSSADRILSDHHVHNAPLISQWLNNLCSEDNFLQQYCRLAVLAEPMGITLAPAASRQDRYGLLGAIWRQSPTSILRQGEQVFPCTALTTLDDQQQLNISSWLQQHGTETWVKALLHAMLPPFIHLMLAHGVLLEAHAQNTLLIVRDGLPVGVAIRDLPGGLHYIAGQTTNEAQLQHLRQAPAHRNVANASNGFAMDTTDEARDYLLEVLLFIHLSELAHRLTLHHGFEESRFWQLAAQTVLDYQAQVPQLFARCQQFNLFAPELQMEKLASRRLSAASAQAFHIVPNPLHQFIQSQGA
- the pgmB gene encoding beta-phosphoglucomutase, which gives rise to MRKYDYRGVIFDLDGVLTDTAHYHYLAWKKLAESVGASFDEAFNEQLKGVDRMGSLNLILAASGKDFSDADKLALSDQKNLHYQSLIAQLSPADLLPGAAESLQQIRAAGLKTALASVSKNAQAVIERLGIADQFDVVVDAAKIKNSKPDPEIFLTAAAGLGLTSDECFGIEDSIAGIRAIKSASMFALGIGSPAVLTEADVVIEGLHQFSLQDYLK
- a CDS encoding IucA/IucC family siderophore biosynthesis protein, giving the protein MNASLPRFAWNHVPDTLPLLHLPSLPRALPHPRQAANNAVPVEASEYAQLQHARVLLNCYAREVAMQEHKLAVRSIAHTRLAPAALRQYQGQVLDIQLPRMQSRFCVGVQHVSVTGNYDYITDIYLQDHQQTWSVASWREIAQLIVADLSLREGTAFNADLLQQIEESIATMQHLLEAQQGKLRSLHTDSALQQYIRSEQHLLTGHPFHPTPKSRSGWTRTEEKNYSPEHGARLQLRYFQIPRSWIISDSLDEQDLSSRLQQLTGHGLQADSKHIIVPLHPWQADWLMQQARIQTAMGAGEIHDLGCSGKQFYPTASIRTMLAEDGSAFLKLSLNLRITNCIRNNARHELAAALTASRLYRPMKAEMLALFPHFHALEEQAYLSVAFPEDQQQSDRQHKEIEDGFGLVLREGLSSHLAQGITPMICAALFGNGQAGRLQVAALIERFSHRHSLSLRQGMRLWFSRYAELAIYPVFYLLFEKGIAFEPHMQNSIVGLAEDGTPVRFIVRDLELTRLTPKAHKLINAMQLDEHTRKEICCSDEAGWTRIGYCLLVNNICEVIATLANGNHELYLELWACLRNILQSYLANFPNPEAARRIQGLLSGEPLPVKGNLLIRFLKQADRKAAYLPLYHPLGVVNEA